The nucleotide window GATTTTGGCTCATAACAGGACAAAAAGTCTTAAGAGTAAAActaatcaacaacaacaactccaTCGTAAGTGCAAAGTAAACTTACATTCCCAAATCCTCCTTGTCCAAGTTGTCCCACAAATTCCAAATTTTCCAGACTATCGATCCAGAAATTCTCTGCTGCGTTTGGCAATTTACTCGGAGGatctcgttttcttttcttgtgtcGCTTTCTCTTCATGTTTATCTAAAAAAAGAGTTCATGTATGATTTTTTATACCTTGCCAACTAGATACACAGAACAAATGGTGAGCGTATGAAGAAGCAATTTTCGAACGAAACACGACAGTTGCGCGTCTATTAATTGCACGAACATTTCGCCCAAAGTTTCATTcgtttcatttcatattttatcACATACGGggaaaaattactgaatgctgattggctgagacagagggcattttttcttaatcaagagggcatggttacttgatcctgattggtttaaagttgcttagcaacgaggttattgctaagatttgttgctgattaaaattttctgcagtGTTAAGTAGCAATCCATCACAGTCGGAGCGTAACTTATATTTACATGGTGCTTTAAGATTAATAAGTTCCTTGAGATAAAAAGGCGCCAAGCCATTAATAGCCTTATACGTTAACAATAATATCTTAAAGTCAATTCGAAATTTAACCGGCAGCCAGTGCAGATTAAACAACAGCGGACTTACATGGCAATATTTGGATTCCTGGAAAATTAACCTAGCAGCGGCATTTTGAACTCTCTGCAACTTATGAAGCTGATAGGCTGGCAGGCCATAGAGCAGGCTGTTGCAATAGTCCACGCGACTAGAGACAAATGCGTGAATGAGCGTCTCAGTGGACCGCCTTGAAAGATATTTCCCAATTCTTCTTATATTATATAAGTAATAAAAAGCATTGGAGCAAATATTATTCACATGAGAATTTATTGATAGAGTCGAGTCTAACCATGTCCCCAGATTCTTAACTACCCCCTTTGGTCTAATTGCACTGTCTCCAATTAAAATATGATCAATGTTAACCTTGGCTAGTTGTTGCTTGGTACCTATCATTAGGAATTCTGTTTTGTCATCATTGAGAAGcagtttatcattattcatCCAATTACGTACATCTTTCACACATTGCTGAATAGCATTAACAGCCTCACTTTGCCCAGTGCTCTTATTTGGGCTAAAGGACACATACAGCTGAGTGTCGTCAGCATAACAGTGAACCGTAGGGAGGTGCTCCTTGATAACGTCAAACAATTTGCTTGCATAAATCGTGAAAACCAGTGGTCCAAGGCAAGAGCCCTGCGGTACACCAAACTCCAAATTCAATTTCTGAGATAAATTGCCTTGGACCATAACACGCTGAGATCTTCCCCTAAGGTAGGAACTAAACCATTCAAGTGCCGTCCCAGATATACCAAATTTTGAGTGAAGCCGTCTAAGTAAGACATTGTGATCCACAGTGTCAAATGCCGCACTAAGGTCTAATAAGATCAATAGTGTAACATGCTGTGTGTTCATATTTAGCAAGATGTCATTTTTCACCTTCAACAACGCTGTTTCTGTACTATAACTCTTCCTATAAGATGACTGATTAGGAGGATAGAGATTGTTCTTGCAAATGTGGCCATGAGTTTGGTTATAGACAGCTGACTCTGTCAACTTTGAAACAAATGGTAAATTACTAACTGGACGAAAATTCTTGAAGAGAATGTCGAGGCCAGGTTTTTTTAGTAGCGGTAGGACTAGAGCCTCCTTCCAAACGGCAGGAAATTGACCAGACTTTAAGGACGTATTGATCAATCTTGTAAGTACAGGGAGTAGGACATCGCATTGGCGATGACTGCAGCATACTGCAGCATACTGATAAGAAGACGaaaagttgatttaaaaatacgACGACGCCGATGACAACTACAGTCACGCACGATCGTGCCACAGATTCCGATGAATATCTCTTACATTGAGCAAACAACACCAGTAACTCTCTTGAAATTTGATGCCTGTTTTAAAAGATATGTGCCGCAAAAAGTAGGTTTTTTCTCACCTCCATTTCTGTTGCCTCCAGTGCTTTCTTATGTTGATATATCCTCCAGGCAGTCTGAATAATGGCCGCAGCATTCTGATAAGAAGACGaaaagttgatttaaaaatacgacgacgacgatgacaaCTGCAGTCAAGCACGATCGTGCCACAAATTCCGATGGATGTCTCTCACAGTGAGCACACAAGACAAGTAACTCTCTTGAAGACTTAATAAATAACTGCAACTGTCGTAAAAATTTGAGATAATTTCTAATCCTCTGAACTTGTACACGGTTTATAACCTGTTTTCTGACCTCTGAATAAGTTCATAGACTCACCTTCTGTTACTGCCCTTTATTTCTCACAAAAAGCAAATGAGGTTTGGGCGATATTAGGAAGAAGtaatttaaatttgttattCAGGTTCTTGCTCGATGGCTTGTTTACTAAACTTCCAATAGCTCTCAAGAACATTCTGAGACCTCTCGACTAAGCTTTTCAAGCGTTTGGCTTATTCGTCTGTTTTGCGGCTGCGATTTTTTCCAGAAATTTTTGGAACCATAACTATATCGTGTTTCGCAAATTCGATCTCAGCATGTCATTCTTAAATGATCTTTATTGGTTGAGAAAGCGTAAACTTATTAACTCTTTATTTCAGAAATTTCGGAAACGTCTGGCTATAAATGGTGTTCAGAGAAATTCAGTCTTTTAAGACTTTCCTTTCGTCAGAGAGTAAGCACTGTCAGTCAAATTTTAGCCGAAAAAGTCGGCACAACGTGCGTCACGTTTAAAAAAATGAGCTGCTCTTATTGGAAGCGAAAGTCGGACAATTTTGGCTCCAACGACCTGATTTCAGCTGAAAGCTCAAAACTCCgttaaaaatgaagaaaagtgACTTTAAACTTTGATCCCAATTTTCCGctaaaattgaaagcaaaaattcaaAAGCTTTCAATTTTAGGCTAAAACTGAACTTCGGAATGCGCTCATTTTTTTGGAACGTGTTTACATAATTATTAAACGAGGTTCATTTTCCTCGCAATAATTCACTCCACTGGCAAAACGAATTGTTTCCAGCGGAATAGTAGCAGAAGCAGAGTAAAGAAAATCCTCACGGCCTGTTTTCGAGTCGAAGGAGAGTTTTTTCTTGCCCTCACTTCCTTCCCTCCGTACCCTGTTAGTTGCAATAACACTAAGGCCTTTGAACAAAGATTCTTTCTCTATTTCATATTCGAACGATCAACGAATGCATAGTTATTTGCCTTTGTCCTTCATTTCAACTcctaataacaataaaaaaattctctCAAGCAAGAAAGGaagtctttttttaatcttaagtAAATAGTGGCGAAAATCACCGGTCGTCAGTATCTTCATGGAGACGCAGTAAAGTTGGGAAATCAACTACAGAGGTTCTTACCTCCAACTTTtggatttctctttttttataaCGCCTCCAGGCAGACTGGATGACGGTAGCTGCTctgtaaaatgtaaaaataaaagcaaggaAGTAGCAAGACTAAACTCAAATATTTACTACAGAAATCCAGATTGCATGGGACTGACTTCTTGTTCTCCTTAGAAATCCACTGTGCTGTAGTCAACGGGTATAAAATGAACATCCTCATGGAGATTCTAGTAATGAATTGCAAAACTTAAGAAAAAGTGAGATCGTTTGTCTCGAAGCAAAAAAAGGAGATCAAGGGAAAAACCAATTTGAAGTTTGTGTATATGTTTCAAAAGAAGTACAAAGAAGTATAAACAACAATAAAGAGAACAAAGAGAACAGCGAAGAgaaggaaatgaagaaaatgtaaCCCTGATCAGCGCCACAATTAAAGAACTACAGACTAGAATGTAGACTGGTTATGGAGAGACTGACGGAAGGGCACAATGACTGACGTGGTTAGAACATGATTATAACAAAAGAGGTGGGCACAAACCTCTTTAGCCACGCAAAAAAGGGGGAACTAACTGATAGCGACGGAATACAACAAACAAGCTGATTAGTTGAAGAATCCCAGCCGACAGGAAGCAGACCCGCGGCCGGATGCGGTTGCTTAAAGTATGGTCAGCGTTAACAATTgattaagaagtatcgaaagcTAAGTAGGCGCACGTATGGGCAAATTTTAGCTAGAGGGGGCGGTGAACCATTTGCCCAAAAATTCTCGCAAGTTGCTCAAATTTTGACGAAACTGTactaggtgaaaaaaaaaaacggcggTGATATAATGTACTAACATAGGCCTAGATATTAAGTGAAATACTCTTACATATGAAGCTATCATATGAGATCATGAAACAcgttaaaagaaatagctgtctctGCCATTTCAGCGGCCAATTCTCCCTATGATACGATCTATATCACCGTTGGGGCATACGCTTATGGAAACCTATACGCTTCTATGATAGTtgacgctggttagcgctagcAACGGTTCGAGCAACTTCGAGCAGGTGGCTATGTACAAACGCCGGCGAGGAATTGAAGCAGGGACTACCTGAAACGAATCCAGCAGAGGCCTGATCTCGGGACCTCAAGATTTAGAGTCCGCCGCCCCAACCACTTGGCCCGCGCGCTGTTTTTAGGTAAAAGCAAATTTCCGCGCGCGTACATAATTCGATCGTCGCACGGTATCAATGAATCGATTGTGAATTCAAGTGTTCGTACCTCTCCTTGTTTGCCGATTTCTTTCCATCTGATGTCGATTCTCTAAAAGAGAGGGAAACAGAtgctgcaataaataaataaagtgaaacaagaaacaattgcttttgttttggttttttagttgttttttgtttttccagtttttgtacAGAAATGCAGGGTGACACAATTGCGAATTTCGTGTGTTACACGACGTGTAAGCTGAAAGAACTCAATTACTGCGAGACGTCTAGCAAAACTTTAGCCAAAGTAGAAAAGCATTATCACCGCACTACGCCCAAGGATCTTTCTTTAACACTGTTTTCTGGCACTCTTTGATTACTGTGAGGTTTCGGTAGTCTTCAATTAAATTCCTCTCCGTCAGGCGTTCACGATATTGTacctgaaaaaagaaatgacagttTGCTGCCTCACCTTTTACTCTCAGTATCATTCCAAAAAATCCTGCCGACTATATCATGAATGGCAATAAATGCCATCCACACAGTTGGAATCATTGCGAAAGTCAGTTGTATGAATCAAACCTTTTGCACTTATGTAGCaaatgacgtcacaatgtgAGTTAAAGTGTTCTGTACACGCGCGCGCATTATGAAAACAGCTAAGCCCACAATGATTCTTGGGAACAAACGAAGgtgaattttttcaaattttgttttactgtAGATGACAGATACGCGAATGCAAGCTGACAATTGTTTTGGGGTCGTTTGGTTTGTTCAGGAGGGCTCATCCGTTGGACAGGTAGATTGGAAGAGATAAGTCCCTGTAAGTTCGTTAAAGTCTTGGCGCCTCTGGAGTTTGCTTTCAAGCTGTATTCAGGTACGCAGTAACCTAACTTCACGTAAGTGTCCAAAAAAGTTGAAACTATAATGAAAAATTAGTTGTAGTTACACTAGCCATTTCACCAATGAAATATCTCCAGACGctctaaatttctttgaaagtaTGAGGATATTAGTGTCAAGTTTATCCAGATGTAATGTAAACATGGCTTACACACACGTTACACCGCCCTCGTAGCGTTGccatcaccgtacgcatgcgcacaaccgcCTGGGCAGAAATCAGGCAGCCATGGacataaatttctagtttctaaagaaactgtggtgctgcgtcggtgggagagatcaaaacaagaatttggttttatcaaacgagttgctaaaggtgaaattaccaccgtgaaagatttggaaagctgacgttgaTAATTGTTGAAATCGTCTCACTTCCATGCGAGCACGTGATATGAAAAGAACGTTAGTTTTTTATTTTGACACGAGGTCGAGTTGTTGTTGTAGTTGAGTCGAAACCGAGTCATAACCGATTTGAGTCAATAGTCGAGAGAAGTCGAGTCAAAGGATCAAGAAAACGTGTACGGTTGAATATTCTATattaaagtttatttttaaagGAAATTGCGAGTCGAACATTCATTACATGGCGCCCAACGTGGGGCAGTGAACACGAACAGCGAATAAACGACTGAACCAACCATGGCCGAAGAAAATGCGAAAGAAAATTTAGAACGACTGAAAGCGATCCGAGCCGCTCATCGAGGTGTAATAACAAAGAAAGTCCAGCAAGCAATTGAAGTACTGGGTGATGAAGGAGATGCGTTAACAGACGAGGACTTTCAACAACTGGACGTGATAAAGCGCCTACTCGATGGAAAATTGAAGAAACTAGAGGAGATAGACCAAAATGCACTGTCGCTTTGCACACTCGAAACCATTGAACATGAAATTGAAGAGTCCGACAAGGTTTCAGCGAAAGTGGTGGAATGTCAGAAGAAAATACAAGATGCGGTACAGAAACACAACGAAAGGATGAACAGTCTGAATACAACAGTTTCAAGTTCACCGCAACAAATGTTTAATCAGGGAATGTATTCTCACAATCCCTTCGGCGCTAGCCCGCCATCAGCAAATCAAGTCAAAGCCAAACTTCCGAAGCTCACTTTACCAAAATTTCGGGGGGATTTGACCAACTGGATGAGTTTCTGGGACTCTTTCGAGTCTGCTGTGCACAAAAACCCGAGTATCTCAAAGGTCGACAAGTTTAATTACTTGAATTCGTTGTTAGAAGGCGCAGCACGTCGCGCTGTACAAGGTCTAACTCTCACCGAAGCAAACTACGATTCAGCTGTCGAGATTCTTCGAGAAAGATATGGAAGGCCGCAACAAATTATCTCAGCACATATGGACGAGTTCATCAAACTGCAGCCAAGCCATAACGATAGACCAGCGTCGCTAAGATATATTTACGATCGGATTAGTGTTCACGTGCGTGGTTTGGCTTCGTTAGGAATATCAACAGAGCAATATGGAAGTTTATTGATCCCAGTAGTCATGTCCAAGCTGCCCAACGAAATTCGACTAGAAGTAGCTCGCAACTCAACCGATGAGATTTGGAAAATCGAAGACTTGCTTCAATCGATTAAGAAAGAAGTCGAAGCTCGAGAAACGAGCGAACATGTGAAAACAAGCGAAGGCTCGCGAAAACCTCCGCTTGGAAAACCACCAATTCCATCGGCAAACTCACTGGTCGCAAACAAATTCGGCGGGAATCCTGTGAAGTGCGTTTACTGCAAGGAAtatcattattccgcttcctgTGAAAGAGTTAAAGATCCAAATAAACGTAAGGAGATACTAGTCAAAGAACGTCGATGTTTAAATTGTTTGAGACCTGGACATGTTGTCAGCGTTTGCAAAAATACGAAGGTTTGTCGCCATTGTGGAGAATTACATCATCAATCGATTTGCCCATCTCTATCAAGTTCTCGCAGCGATGAAAGGCCGATTACTAGCCCACCTGAACAGGAAGTCAGCAATACAACGACAACCAACACAATTCGAAACAAGGGAACTGTTCTTTTACAAACAGCGAAAGCTATAGCCTTCAATGAAGACAACTCGAAATCAACATATGTGCGTATTCTATTTGATAATGGAAGCCAGCGTTCCTACGTGACAAGTAGTTTGAAGACAAGATTGAATTTAAAGCCTATCAAAACCGAAAAGCTGCACTTGAACACGTTTGGTGGCAGTACATTTCGAAAGCAAAGCTGTGAAGTTGTTAAACTCCGACTGAGGAAGAACGAAGGCGAGGAAGTCGAGGTAACCGCATTGAATTATCCAATTATCTGCTCTCCATTACCGTCGAAGGTTGAAGTGAACTATCCTCATTTGGAGGATCTACAATTGGCCGACAGTTTAAACGATAAGTGTGGAGCCATTGATGTTCTCATTGGTTCTGACTATTATTGGGAGATAGTCGGTGGCGAAACCGTACGCGGAGATTGTGGTCCAACGGCAGTTTCAAGTAAATTTGGATGGCTTTTGTCTGGCCCGTTGCGTGACTCCGTGACATCAGATACTGTCACGTCTAACTTGATTATTTCAGGAGATTGCCCTTTCGCTTCGCGCGAAAACGATGAACTGACAAGGAACCTTGAGAGATTCTGGGAAACTGAGTCTATTGGAATTCGAGAAACGAAAGAAGACATTTTCCCCCCAAAGGAAGAATTTGTCAGTGTTAAGCACAATGGAGAGAGATACGAAATTGAACTTCCCTGGAAGAACGATTGCTTACCTATTCGTGACAACTACAATCTCTGCTACAACCGGTTGAAATCGATGCACTACAAGTTGAATAAAACGCCAGAAGTTCTGAAAGAATATGATGACATAATCCAGGAACAACTCAGATCAGGAATTATTGAGAAGCTGCCTAACCCAGAAGTAGAGACGCGGAACAAAGAAGGTGTGCATTATTTGCCGCATCATGCTGTTATTAGGCAAAACCGAGAAACCACGAAACTCCGAATTGTTTATGATGGTTCCGCAAAATCGGCGGGACAAGAACGTTCCCTCAACGATTGCCTACCAGTTGGTCCGAATTACATCCCGCAACTGGTTGATGTCCTGGCTAGATTTCGTTGGAATCGAATTGCGATTTCTGCAGACATTGAGAAAGCATTTTTGATGATCAGTGTTCACGAAAGCCACCGTGATATGCTTCGCTTTTTGTGGCTGAAAGATCCGTTTCTCCTCAATTCAGAAGTTGTTCATCTGCGATTTTGTCGACTGGTATTTGGGTTGAGGCCCTCGCCATCCATCCTAGGTGCTACCCTCACGCATCATTTAGATTCCTACAAGGAACACTATCCCGAAATAGTCAAGTTGATAAAGAATTCTCTGTATGTTGATGACTTACTGGCTGGTGTTAGTGATATACAAGAAGGATTTGAAGTCTATCAACAATCAAAGGAACTGATGGCGAAGGGAAGCTTTAACTTGCGCAAATGGAATTCAAACTCGTCCGTTTTACTTCAGCGTATCAACAAAGAGGAAGGAGCTGTGgtacaatcaaataaagaagAAGCAAATCAGCCAattgaagaagaagacgaaTCCTTTACCAAGTCTACTATTGGTCCAAATCAAGTGTCGGATAAACTGGTGAAGACCCTTGGAGTCTGCTGGGACACCGAATCAGACGAAATGTCATTTGACTTTAAGGAACTGATCGAGTACGCTAACACATTGAAAGTTACAAAGAGATCTCTTCTTAAGTTATCCGCCAAAGTCTTTGACCCTCTTGGACTTTTAAGCCCGTTTACCATTACGATGAAATGCGAATTTCAGTCCCTTTGTTTAGAGAAATTAGATTGGGATGTCGAGCTACAAGGGAGTCATCAAAGACTGTGGAAGAACTTTGTATCTAGCCTGATGAAATTGAACAATGTGCGTGTACCCCGATGTTACTTCAATTCGAGTCTTTCACCAACTAACATTCAAGTACATGCCTTTAGTGATGCATCGAAGAGAGCCTATGCTGCTGCCGTCTATTTGCGCTCCGAGTATGAAAATGGACATGTCGAGGTCCAATTACTTTGTTCTAAAACAAGAGTGGCACCCATCAAACAGCAAACCATACCAAGACTAGAACTGCTTGGCGCAACAATCTCAGCAAGACTTGTCTGTAACTTGTTGAAGTCACTCCCATGCAAAATCGAACCTACCTTCTGGGTGGATTCTACAACCGTTATTTTCTGGATAAAACAGGAGAAGCCGTGGAAGCAATATGTTCAAAATCGCGTTCAAGAAATTCGCCAGATTGTGCCCGAAGCTACGTGGAATTACTGTCCAGGTGCCAAAAATCCAGCCGACTTACCTTCTCGTGGCCTATCTGGAGAGGAACTTGTGAACAACTCAGTTTGGTGGAATGGGCCAGAGTTTCTGAGAAATCCGGACAGCGAATGGCCAAAATCAACTCAAGTAAAGGCAGATAATGAAGAGGCCATGACTGAACTAGTTAGAGGCCCTTTGAATATAACTCATGCCCTGGTAAATACTCAAGAACGTTCAACCCTGGTGAACTTTCCCGCAATTATTGACCCAAAGAATTATAGCTCGTTGACGAGGTTGCTTCGTATTTCTTACGATTTATTAACAAGTTGAAGTCAATTCTATCACGCTCAGCCAGCAAACCTGTGAAGGAGTTAAGTACCTCTGAGATTAACGAAGCCGAGAAACACTGGATAAAGTCAGTCCAAGCAAGTAATTTTGGAGCCGAGCTCAATTTCCTGACGAAGAATTCTCAATTGTCGCCATTACCAAGAGTCAAGCAATTTGGACTGTACAAAGATGACAAGGGTGTTCTGAGATGCAAAGGTAGACTAAACAATGCAGACATTCCTACCACAAGCAAGAATCCTATCCTGTTGCCATCCAAAAATGACTTTGTAAGCTTACTGATAAAGAATGTTCATGTGAAAGTCAAACATAATGGAGTCAGAGACACACTGACAATCCTGCGAGAGAATTACTGGGTGTTGCGTGGTCGAGAAGTAACAAAGAGAATCGTGAAAGAGTGTGTCATTTGTCGAAAATTCGAGGGTGTGCCATTTAAACCTCAGTCCAGCCCGGACTTGCCTGATATGCGCGTGGCAGATGCCCCACCATTTACATATACAGGTGTGGACTTTGCTGGACCCCTGTACGTTACAAGTCTAAGAGATCCTCAATCAAATGAAAGCGTTTCTGAGAAGGTTTACATCTGCTTGTTCACGTGTGCATCAACTCGCGCAGTCCACTTAGAACTCACACGTGATCTTGGCGTAAATTCATTCTTACAAGCATTCCGTCGATTTTCAAGCAGACGTGGATTGCCCTCAACACTGATATCTAACAATGCAAAAACGTTTAAAGCTAGTTCTAAGGAAATCGAGAAACTCGTCAAATCTCCAGAAGTTCAGCGCTATCTCTCCAACAGCCGAGTGACATGGAAATTCATCATAGAGAAGGCCCCGTGGTGGGGAGGATTTTGGGAAAGACTTATACAAAGCGTGAAAAGAAGCATCAAGAAAACAGTGGGGAGAACATCTCTAGGCTACGATGAACTGAACACCCTAGTGGTGGAAGTAGAAAGTCTCATCAATTCACGACCTCTAACATACATCTACGATGATGAGGAGTCTATCTCACACCCTCTGACTCCCTCCCATTTGATCAGTGGTCACAGAATCAGTGCGATGCCAAATGATGAGTACTTTGAAATCATGAGCACCCACAATACTCTTACGAGAAGACAACGACATCACAAGCAGCTGCTGCAACAGTTCTCAAAGCAGTGGAAACGAGAGTATTTGTTAAGTTTACGAGAGAACTCCACAGCAAGGTCTGTCAGTGGTAACCGTACTGCTATAACTGTCGGTGACATTGTCATTCTCAAGAATGATTCTACCTCCAGAGCATTCTGGAAACTGGGTAAAGTGGAACAGTTAATACCGGGCAAGGATGGAAAGGTCAGAGCCGCTATTGTTAAGGTATCAAGCGGTAACGGAAAGAATCAGCTTCTAAAGAGAGTGATTCAGCACTTAATCCCAATTGAAGTACGATCGGAATCAAATATTCCAATGCCATGCCCCCAAAGCACACCGTTACAAGAACCGCAACCTGCAGGTCACATCAATTCAGTCGGTCAGAGACCACGCCGAAATGCAGCGATTCAAGGAGAACTGTTAAGGAGAGGACTTTTGAACATTTAACTTTGACTGTATGTTGACCGCGGCTGTATTGCGGTCAAAGTGGGGAGTGTTGAAATCGTCTCACTTCCATGCGAGCACGTGATATGAAAAGAACGTTAGTTTTTTATTTTGACACGAGGTCGAGTTGTTGTTGTAGTTGAGTCGAAACCGAGTCATAACCGATTTGAGTCAATAGTCGAGAGAAGTCGAGTCAAAGGATCAAGAAAACGTGTACGGTTGAATATTCTATattaaagtttatttttaaagGAAATTGCGAGTCGAAcattcattacaataattaccGATGCGGGTTTAAGCAAACcctttaagagcgaatgtgcccaaaaatcaaacaatt belongs to Acropora muricata isolate sample 2 chromosome 9, ASM3666990v1, whole genome shotgun sequence and includes:
- the LOC136928713 gene encoding uncharacterized protein, which codes for MAEENAKENLERLKAIRAAHRGVITKKVQQAIEVLGDEGDALTDEDFQQLDVIKRLLDGKLKKLEEIDQNALSLCTLETIEHEIEESDKVSAKVVECQKKIQDAVQKHNERMNSLNTTVSSSPQQMFNQGMYSHNPFGASPPSANQVKAKLPKLTLPKFRGDLTNWMSFWDSFESAVHKNPSISKVDKFNYLNSLLEGAARRAVQGLTLTEANYDSAVEILRERYGRPQQIISAHMDEFIKLQPSHNDRPASLRYIYDRISVHVRGLASLGISTEQYGSLLIPVVMSKLPNEIRLEVARNSTDEIWKIEDLLQSIKKEVEARETSEHVKTSEGSRKPPLGKPPIPSANSLVANKFGGNPVKCVYCKEYHYSASCERVKDPNKRKEILVKERRCLNCLRPGHVVSVCKNTKVCRHCGELHHQSICPSLSSSRSDERPITSPPEQEVSNTTTTNTIRNKGTVLLQTAKAIAFNEDNSKSTYVRILFDNGSQRSYVTSSLKTRLNLKPIKTEKLHLNTFGGSTFRKQSCEVVKLRLRKNEGEEVEVTALNYPIICSPLPSKVEVNYPHLEDLQLADSLNDKCGAIDVLIGSDYYWEIVGGETVRGDCGPTAVSSKFGWLLSGPLRDSVTSDTVTSNLIISGDCPFASRENDELTRNLERFWETESIGIRETKEDIFPPKEEFVSVKHNGERYEIELPWKNDCLPIRDNYNLCYNRLKSMHYKLNKTPEVLKEYDDIIQEQLRSGIIEKLPNPEVETRNKEGVHYLPHHAVIRQNRETTKLRIVYDGSAKSAGQERSLNDCLPVGPNYIPQLVDVLARFRWNRIAISADIEKAFLMISVHESHRDMLRFLWLKDPFLLNSEVVHLRFCRLVFGLRPSPSILGATLTHHLDSYKEHYPEIVKLIKNSLYVDDLLAGVSDIQEGFEVYQQSKELMAKGSFNLRKWNSNSSVLLQRINKEEGAVVQSNKEEANQPIEEEDESFTKSTIGPNQVSDKLVKTLGVCWDTESDEMSFDFKELIEYANTLKVTKRSLLKLSAKVFDPLGLLSPFTITMKCEFQSLCLEKLDWDVELQGSHQRLWKNFVSSLMKLNNVRVPRCYFNSSLSPTNIQVHAFSDASKRAYAAAVYLRSEYENGHVEVQLLCSKTRVAPIKQQTIPRLELLGATISARLVCNLLKSLPCKIEPTFWVDSTTVIFWIKQEKPWKQYVQNRVQEIRQIVPEATWNYCPGAKNPADLPSRGLSGEELVNNSVWWNGPEFLRNPDSEWPKSTQVKADNEEAMTELVRGPLNITHALLKSILSRSASKPVKELSTSEINEAEKHWIKSVQASNFGAELNFLTKNSQLSPLPRVKQFGLYKDDKGVLRCKGRLNNADIPTTSKNPILLPSKNDFVSLLIKNVHVKVKHNGVRDTLTILRENYWVLRGREVTKRIVKECVICRKFEGVPFKPQSSPDLPDMRVADAPPFTYTGVDFAGPLYVTSLRDPQSNESVSEKVYICLFTCASTRAVHLELTRDLGVNSFLQAFRRFSSRRGLPSTLISNNAKTFKASSKEIEKLVKSPEVQRYLSNSRVTWKFIIEKAPWWGGFWERLIQSVKRSIKKTVGRTSLGYDELNTLVVEVESLINSRPLTYIYDDEESISHPLTPSHLISGHRISAMPNDEYFEIMSTHNTLTRRQRHHKQLLQQFSKQWKREYLLSLRENSTARSVSGNRTAITVGDIVILKNDSTSRAFWKLGKVEQLIPGKDGKVRAAIVKVSSGNGKNQLLKRVIQHLIPIEVRSESNIPMPCPQSTPLQEPQPAGHINSVGQRPRRNAAIQGELLRRGLLNI